A window of Aromatoleum bremense genomic DNA:
CTGGGCCAGGGCGCAGTAATGCGCGTGGTGCTGGACACCAATAGCAAGTTGCCTGGCAGGTGCACGGGACGGACTACCTGACTCCAGGCGAAGCATTCGGGATCTACGAGGCATTGCTGAAGGTGCTGGACAGAGCGCCCGAGGTTGCGCTGGCCGCCTTGCATTGACAAGACGGCCTGTCCGCGCTGCGACGCGTGCTGCCTTGATCCGCCCTTCCAGACCGGATGTATGCAAAGCGGTATCGACGTCGCCTCACGAAGCCACGGGCTGCTAGAATTCGGCGCCCTGGTCTTCCACGAGTGAATGCATGAAACGCCTCGAATCGGCCTTCGAACACTTCCTTTTCAGCAGCCGCTGGCTGATGGCGCCGGTGTATGCGGGATTGATCTTCGCGCTGCTGGTGCTGCTGGTGAAGTTCGGCAAGGAGGTCTGGCAGCTGTCGAGCCGGGTGATGACGGCGAGCGGCAGCGAGGTGATCATCGGCGTGCTGTCGCTGGTGGATATCTCGCTGATCATGAGCCTGCTGATCATCATCATGCTGAGCGGCTACGAGAACTTCGTCTCGAAGATGGAGGATCTGCACGCCCATACCGACCGGCCGGAATGGATGGGGCATATCGGCTTTTCCGACCTGAAGATCAAGCTGATCGGCTCGATCGTCGCGATCTCGGGGATCGAGCTGCTGAAGGCGTTCATGAACGTCGGCAATCTTTCCGACCGCCACCTCGGGTGGATGGTCGGCATCCACCTGACCTTCGTGCTGTCGGGCCTGCTCTATGCGCTGATGGACCGGCTGCAGGGCAAGGGGCACTGACGGCAAGGCCTGGCGGATAGGGCCTGCGCGCGCCTGCGGCGCATCCGCCTTGCTAGATGTGCAGCCGCTGCAGCAGTTCGCGCTCGATCTTGACGACCCGTGCATCCTGCGACAGCCCGTTTCCGCTGAGCAGGAACGTATCTTCGACGCGTTCGCCGAGCGTCGCGATCTTCGCGGTGTGCAGGACGATGCCGTTCTGCGCGAGCACTTCGGCGACCGCGAACAGCAGCCCCGGGCGGTCGGCCGCGGTCAGCGAGAGGATGTAGTGCTTGCCGGATTCGTCGGGCAGGATGCTGACCCGCGGAGTGACCGGGAAATGCTTCACCTGACGTGACAGGCGGCCGGGGGACGGGCGGTCGGGCGGGGCGGGTTTTTTCAGGCGTTCGGTGAGTTCGTGCTCGATCAGCGTGATGACATCGCGGTAATGTTCGGCGTTGCCCGGGTCCTGCAGCATGAAGCTGTCGAGCGCGTAGCCGTGGCGCGTGGTGTGCACCTTGGCGTCGAGGATCGAGAAGCCGAGGCGGCCGAAGAAACCGGTCAGGCGCACGAAGAGATCCTTCTGGTCGCGCGTGAACACCATCACCTGCACGCCCTGGTCGGCGTCGGAGACGCGCGCCTTGACGACCGGCTCGAGGGCGTCGGGGCGGTAATACAGCGTGCGGCTGTGCCACGCGATCTCTTCGGCCGAATGGCGCATGAAATACACGGCATCGAGTTGGGCCCACAGCGCATCTTCGACGCCGGGCCGCAGCCCGTGATAGCGCAGCAAGGCGCGCGCGTTTTCCTGGCGGTCGTCGAGCCCGAGCGCCTCCTGCGGCGTCGCGCCGCGCAGCAGCCGGCGGGTGGCGAAGAAGAGATCTTCGAGGAGCTTGCCTTTCCAGCCGTTCCAGACCTTCGGGCTGGTGCCGCGGATGTCGGCGTGCGTGAGCAGATACAGCGCGGTCAGCCGCCGCTCGGTGCGCACGGTGTCGGCGAAGCGCCGGATTACCTCCGGATCGTACGTGTCTTCCTTCTGCGCGACGTGAGACATCGTCAGGTGATGTTCGACGAGCCACACGACGAGATCGGCGTCTTCGCGGGCGAGATGGTGATGCTCGCAGAATTCGCGTGCGTCGATCGTGCCGAGTTTCGAATGGTCGCCGCCGCGTCCTTTCGCGATGTCATGGAACAGTGCGGCGACGTACAGCAGCCAGTGCCGCTCGAAAGCTATGATGAGCTGCGCCATCAGCGGATATTCGTGCGCGTGCTCGCCCATCGTGAAGCGGCGCATGTTGCGCAGCACCATCATGATGTGCTGGTCGACGGTGTAGACGTGGAACAGGTCGCGCTGCATCTGCCCGACGATGCGTCGCCACGAGGGCAGGTAGCCGCTGAGAATGCCGTACTGGTTCATGCGGCGGAACTCATGCACGATGCCGCGCTTTTGCTGCAGGATCGCGAGGAAAAGCTCGCGGTTGTGCGGGTCGGCACGAAACGCGGCGTTGATGCGCTTGCGGTTGAGCCACAGGGCGCGCAGCGTGCGGGCCGTCATGCCCTTGAGCTCGGAGCGCTGCTGGAGGATCAGGAAACACTCGAGCAGCGCCGACGGGTGCCGGGCGAAGGTGTCGTCTTCGCGCATGTCGAGCAGCTCGCGCACCGCCTGGAAGCGGTCGTTGATGACGATCGCCGCGCCGGCGCGCCGGGGAAAGATCTCGACGCCGTAGTTCTGCAGCAGGATGGTGTTGGTCTGCGTGACCTTCTTCGCGTTGATGTAGTAACGCTGCATGAACACTTCGGAGGCGCGCTTGGCTGCGGTCGCCTCGATGCCGAGGGCGCTGGCGAGCCTTTCCTGGTAGTCGAACAGCAGCCGGTCTTCGCTGCGCCCGGTGAGGTAGTGCAGGCGGATGCGCACGTGCTGGAGGAAACGCTCGATGCTGCGCAGGTCGCGCGCTTCGGCGCCGGTGATCAGCCGCCGGCGCGCGAGGTCGCGCCAGTTGCGCCCGAGCCCGGCGGCCCGCGCGATCCAGCCGAGCATCTGCAGATCGCGCAGGCCGCCGGGGCTCTCCTTGCAGTTGGGTTCGAGCGCGTAAGGGGTGTCGTTGTAGCGCGCGTAGCGCTTTTCCTGTTCGAGCTGCTTGGCCTTGAAGAACACGCGCACGTCGAGCAGCGCGCGATAGCGCCGGCAGAATTCCTCGAACAGTGGCCGGTTGCCTTCGAGCAGGCGCGATTCGAGCAGGTTCGTCTGGACCGTGATGTCCTGTTCGGCGGCGTCGATCGCTTCAGCGACGGTGCGGGCGCTGTGGCCGATCTCGAGCCCGACGTCCCACAGCGCACCGAGCAGCACGGACAGGCGCGCCTGCATCGCGTCGTCGGCGGTGTCGGGCAGCAGCACCATCAGGTCGACGTCGGAGCACGGGAAGAGCTCGCCGCGGCCGTAGCCGCCGACCGCGAGCAGCGCCACGTCGGCGGGCATCGCGCACGCGCGCCACAGGCGGTGGATGGTCTCGTCGACGAGGTGCGCGCGGCCCTTGAGGACGGTCGACGTCGCCGGATGGGCCTCGTAGGCCATCCGGATGCGCATGCTGGCGTCGGCGAGGCGGGCGCGGGCGTCGGCAATGGCGGCCTGGACCGCGTCCGTGGGGATCGCCGTGGTGCTCATCGCGCGTCAGGCAAGCGAGGGGAACAGCGGCGCGACGAGCGCCGGCGGAGGAGGACAGCCCGGCGAGAGCGTCAGCACTTCGACGCTGGTGTCGGTG
This region includes:
- a CDS encoding TIGR00645 family protein — protein: MKRLESAFEHFLFSSRWLMAPVYAGLIFALLVLLVKFGKEVWQLSSRVMTASGSEVIIGVLSLVDISLIMSLLIIIMLSGYENFVSKMEDLHAHTDRPEWMGHIGFSDLKIKLIGSIVAISGIELLKAFMNVGNLSDRHLGWMVGIHLTFVLSGLLYALMDRLQGKGH
- a CDS encoding [protein-PII] uridylyltransferase — encoded protein: MSTTAIPTDAVQAAIADARARLADASMRIRMAYEAHPATSTVLKGRAHLVDETIHRLWRACAMPADVALLAVGGYGRGELFPCSDVDLMVLLPDTADDAMQARLSVLLGALWDVGLEIGHSARTVAEAIDAAEQDITVQTNLLESRLLEGNRPLFEEFCRRYRALLDVRVFFKAKQLEQEKRYARYNDTPYALEPNCKESPGGLRDLQMLGWIARAAGLGRNWRDLARRRLITGAEARDLRSIERFLQHVRIRLHYLTGRSEDRLLFDYQERLASALGIEATAAKRASEVFMQRYYINAKKVTQTNTILLQNYGVEIFPRRAGAAIVINDRFQAVRELLDMREDDTFARHPSALLECFLILQQRSELKGMTARTLRALWLNRKRINAAFRADPHNRELFLAILQQKRGIVHEFRRMNQYGILSGYLPSWRRIVGQMQRDLFHVYTVDQHIMMVLRNMRRFTMGEHAHEYPLMAQLIIAFERHWLLYVAALFHDIAKGRGGDHSKLGTIDAREFCEHHHLAREDADLVVWLVEHHLTMSHVAQKEDTYDPEVIRRFADTVRTERRLTALYLLTHADIRGTSPKVWNGWKGKLLEDLFFATRRLLRGATPQEALGLDDRQENARALLRYHGLRPGVEDALWAQLDAVYFMRHSAEEIAWHSRTLYYRPDALEPVVKARVSDADQGVQVMVFTRDQKDLFVRLTGFFGRLGFSILDAKVHTTRHGYALDSFMLQDPGNAEHYRDVITLIEHELTERLKKPAPPDRPSPGRLSRQVKHFPVTPRVSILPDESGKHYILSLTAADRPGLLFAVAEVLAQNGIVLHTAKIATLGERVEDTFLLSGNGLSQDARVVKIERELLQRLHI